GCCTGAAGATGAAGATTTCGAAACCATTAAAACTTCTTTTACCGAAGTTTTTCCAAAAACCATTGTCAATCAGGTGAAAAGCCAAGATTTACCGATGGAATATTCTATGAATCCTTACCAAGGTTGTGAGCATGGTTGTTCTTATTGTTTTGCACGACCAACACACGAATATTGGGGTTTCAGCGCCGGAATTGATTTCGAAAGAAAGATTATGGTGAAGAAAAATGCTCCCGAATTATTAGAAAAATTTTTCAAAAAAAGAGGCTACAAACCAGAACCCATTTTAATGTCGGGAAACACCGATTGTTATCAACCTGCCGAAAGACAATTTGAAATTACCAGACAATTATTGCAGATTTGTCTTGATTACAGACATCCTGTAAATATTCTTACAAAAAATGCGTTAGTGCTTCGAGACTTGGATATTTTAAAACCAATGGCTGAGCAAAATTTAGTTTCTGTGTCGCTGAGTATTCCGACAATGAATGAAGATTTGCGCAGAAAAATGGAGCCTCGAACTAGTTCGACAAACAATAAACTGAAAGCGATAGAATTACTTTCTGAAAATAATATCCCTGTTAATGTTATGGTTGCGCCAATTATTCCGGGGTTGAATAGCGATGAGCCTTTAAGTATTTTAAAATCTATTTCAGATGCTGGGGCTCAGAGTTTTGGCTATACTTTGGTCAGGCTTAATGATACGGTAGAGCCTGTTTTTGTAAAATGGATTGAAACTCAGTTTCCGGATAGAGCCCAGAAGGTTTTAAACTTAATCCGTTCTATGCGTGGTGGAAATCTAGGTGACAAAAGCTATTTTGAAAGACAGAAAGGCAGCGGAAATATTGCAGAGATGATTCACAATACGTTCAAAATCGGAAGAAAAAAGTTTTTTGATGGGAAAGAATTTCCTAAACTTTCTACAGAAGGATTTACAGGAACGAAAGAACAACAATTGAGATTGTTTTGAGAATAAAAAAGACCTCTAAAAAAGAAGTCTTTGTATTTTATGGTAAGAATCTATTATCCAATTAATTCTTTTGCCTGTGTTAATGCGGCTTCGGTGATTTTACTTCCGGAAAG
The sequence above is a segment of the Chryseobacterium turcicum genome. Coding sequences within it:
- a CDS encoding PA0069 family radical SAM protein, translating into MQNENIIKGQGAQRNVINRFDRFTFEPEDEDFETIKTSFTEVFPKTIVNQVKSQDLPMEYSMNPYQGCEHGCSYCFARPTHEYWGFSAGIDFERKIMVKKNAPELLEKFFKKRGYKPEPILMSGNTDCYQPAERQFEITRQLLQICLDYRHPVNILTKNALVLRDLDILKPMAEQNLVSVSLSIPTMNEDLRRKMEPRTSSTNNKLKAIELLSENNIPVNVMVAPIIPGLNSDEPLSILKSISDAGAQSFGYTLVRLNDTVEPVFVKWIETQFPDRAQKVLNLIRSMRGGNLGDKSYFERQKGSGNIAEMIHNTFKIGRKKFFDGKEFPKLSTEGFTGTKEQQLRLF